The Paenibacillus sophorae genome has a segment encoding these proteins:
- a CDS encoding AAA family ATPase yields MKPILLKVSGLQSYRESQEIDFLSLCETGLFGIFGPTGSGKSSLLDAITLAMYGKVERAVNGTQGIMNHSEDTLAVAFTFELSSSHGARRYRVERRFKRTGEQSVSNTVSRFVEIGPDGETVMADKLADVTSCVEDRIGLKMDDFTRAVVLPQGKFAEFLSLRGVDRRQMLQRLFHLEQYGDQLALKLSRRVKENEAALRALEAEQQGLGSAGAEDVQAAEKRLAEAVLHAAKCRERLEAASRQAERFGKIRELQEERSRREMKQLEFRAQEAQIASMELRLLKSDEAAKIAPALKAWRSAEEAWRARAALADRLEAHLAVSEQEASRAAEAEQQAHGALAAEEPALREREGRLRQALELEAELAGLRQTLAELAERQAEASRGLEASRETLARERELLAKGQKRQQELQRSLQPLEVRSQERQALQEAMQSLQGLRSAESQWEQAEREGRERAAALGAVQGRLAEAETAAARLAEARSHAARDAALHLERAASAEEAAAAVAGRLEQAGAALEAALRERELHRLSLALSRELRDGAPCPVCGSEHHPAPASLQGGEEDLAVERKLQDVKTLTARALEARGMLRSLREQDRAWLEQVYGESGSLSGTPAAAGASLAEVGQEIPGLTEIAAALSQAASSDLLADGDAVSSAWPEETAVAELEEQLAGLQSCSRDLRRRAVQWQEEDRQAQQRLLKEAADAEAARSWEEQTAAKAEELKRQLLFLRQEWERRFPQLAPGEAEQAYRELRRKDEEAEEIRGRLDISVKFLDEKSASVQLLQDRISELDKELAGWMAQHTGKEELLREKEQRLLQWTEGHSAGSLLAECERRLQELQTAAEEGRRRNRAAADRAQQDAREAAIARQAADSAREHYAAAAANWEESLASSSFASAAEAEEAALDAGEREAASSRVRAHRDGEAEVSAQLRHIEERLGGDAVTEDEWRDCENELRQCKEDDEAALQAKARGERDLEDLRQRHIRWSELESLRAGHESMQSKLSKLQSCLRGNAFVEYIAEEQLMQVCQAASQRLRFLSRQRYALEVDSGGGFVIRDDGNGGVKRPVSTLSGGETFLTSLSLALALSAQIQLRGQYPLQFFFLDEGFGTLDPELLDTVITSLERLHNDQLSVGIISHVPELRARLARKLVVVPALPGGAGSSIILEKN; encoded by the coding sequence ATGAAGCCGATACTGTTAAAAGTAAGCGGGCTGCAGAGCTACCGCGAAAGTCAGGAGATCGATTTCCTCAGCTTGTGCGAGACCGGACTGTTTGGCATTTTCGGACCAACGGGCAGCGGAAAATCGAGCCTGCTCGATGCCATTACCCTGGCGATGTACGGCAAGGTGGAACGCGCCGTGAACGGGACGCAGGGGATCATGAACCATTCCGAGGATACCCTTGCTGTGGCGTTTACCTTCGAGTTGAGCTCCTCCCACGGGGCGCGCCGCTACCGGGTGGAGCGGAGATTCAAACGGACAGGTGAGCAGTCCGTCAGCAATACAGTGAGCCGCTTCGTTGAGATTGGACCGGATGGAGAAACCGTGATGGCAGACAAGCTTGCGGATGTGACGAGCTGCGTCGAGGACAGAATCGGGCTTAAAATGGACGATTTTACCCGGGCTGTCGTCCTGCCCCAGGGCAAGTTCGCCGAATTTCTGTCGCTGCGCGGAGTGGACCGCAGACAGATGCTGCAGCGCCTGTTCCACTTGGAACAGTACGGCGACCAGTTGGCGCTGAAGCTCAGCCGCCGGGTCAAAGAGAACGAGGCGGCGCTGCGCGCGCTGGAAGCCGAACAGCAGGGGCTGGGCAGCGCTGGAGCAGAGGATGTGCAAGCGGCGGAGAAGCGTCTAGCGGAGGCTGTACTCCACGCCGCGAAGTGCCGCGAGCGCTTGGAGGCGGCGTCCCGGCAGGCCGAGCGTTTCGGCAAAATCCGTGAGCTGCAGGAGGAACGCTCCCGCCGGGAGATGAAACAGCTGGAGTTCCGGGCGCAGGAAGCGCAAATTGCCTCGATGGAGCTGCGGCTGCTGAAGAGCGACGAAGCCGCCAAGATTGCGCCCGCGCTGAAGGCATGGCGAAGCGCGGAAGAGGCCTGGCGCGCCCGTGCCGCGTTAGCTGACCGGCTGGAGGCGCACCTTGCGGTGTCCGAGCAGGAGGCGTCCCGTGCCGCCGAGGCCGAGCAGCAAGCGCATGGGGCGCTTGCTGCGGAAGAGCCGGCCCTGCGGGAGCGGGAGGGCCGGCTGCGCCAGGCGCTCGAGCTGGAAGCCGAGCTGGCCGGACTGCGGCAGACGCTCGCGGAGCTGGCCGAGCGCCAGGCGGAGGCCTCCCGCGGGCTGGAAGCCTCGCGGGAGACGCTGGCCCGGGAGCGGGAGCTTTTGGCCAAAGGCCAAAAGCGGCAGCAGGAGCTGCAGCGCAGCCTGCAGCCGCTCGAGGTCCGCTCCCAGGAGCGGCAGGCTCTGCAGGAAGCGATGCAGAGCCTGCAGGGCTTGCGCTCCGCCGAGTCCCAGTGGGAGCAGGCGGAGCGGGAGGGGCGCGAGCGCGCCGCTGCGCTCGGCGCGGTTCAAGGCCGTCTCGCGGAGGCCGAGACGGCTGCTGCGCGGCTGGCCGAAGCGCGCTCGCACGCCGCGCGGGACGCCGCCCTGCATCTGGAGCGGGCGGCGTCCGCGGAAGAGGCTGCAGCCGCCGTCGCCGGGCGGCTGGAGCAAGCTGGCGCGGCGCTGGAAGCCGCGCTCCGGGAGCGGGAGCTGCACCGGCTGTCGCTGGCGCTCTCCCGCGAGCTGCGGGACGGGGCTCCGTGCCCCGTGTGCGGCAGCGAGCATCATCCGGCGCCGGCATCGCTGCAGGGCGGCGAAGAAGATCTGGCGGTAGAGCGGAAGCTTCAGGACGTGAAGACGTTGACGGCGCGCGCGCTTGAGGCTCGCGGCATGCTGCGGAGCCTGCGGGAGCAGGACCGCGCTTGGCTGGAGCAGGTGTACGGTGAATCCGGCTCCCTCTCCGGGACTCCTGCCGCTGCGGGCGCTTCGCTGGCCGAAGTCGGGCAAGAGATCCCCGGATTAACCGAAATTGCAGCTGCCTTGAGCCAAGCAGCGAGCTCCGACTTATTAGCCGATGGAGACGCAGTTTCTTCCGCATGGCCGGAAGAAACTGCCGTAGCGGAGCTTGAAGAACAGCTTGCAGGATTGCAGAGCTGCTCTCGGGATCTGCGGCGCCGGGCGGTACAGTGGCAGGAGGAAGACCGTCAGGCGCAGCAGCGTCTGCTGAAGGAAGCCGCCGACGCCGAAGCTGCGCGAAGCTGGGAAGAACAAACGGCGGCCAAGGCGGAGGAACTGAAGCGGCAGCTTTTGTTCTTGCGTCAGGAATGGGAGCGGCGGTTTCCTCAGCTTGCGCCGGGCGAAGCGGAGCAAGCCTACCGCGAGCTGCGGCGCAAGGATGAAGAAGCCGAGGAAATCAGAGGCAGGCTGGACATCAGCGTGAAGTTTCTGGACGAGAAGAGCGCTTCCGTACAGCTGCTGCAGGACAGAATTTCCGAGCTGGATAAGGAACTGGCCGGCTGGATGGCGCAGCATACGGGCAAAGAGGAGCTGCTGCGCGAGAAAGAACAGCGGCTGCTGCAATGGACGGAAGGGCATTCAGCCGGTTCTCTTCTGGCGGAATGCGAGCGGCGTCTGCAGGAGCTGCAGACGGCCGCAGAGGAAGGCAGGCGCCGTAACCGCGCTGCCGCCGACAGGGCGCAGCAGGATGCCAGAGAGGCGGCGATCGCACGCCAGGCAGCGGATTCCGCCCGTGAGCACTATGCCGCCGCAGCTGCGAACTGGGAAGAAAGCCTTGCTTCTTCATCGTTTGCTTCAGCCGCTGAAGCCGAAGAAGCGGCGCTGGATGCGGGAGAACGCGAGGCGGCTTCCTCGCGTGTGCGGGCGCACCGTGACGGCGAGGCGGAGGTCAGCGCGCAGCTTCGCCACATCGAAGAGAGGCTCGGCGGCGACGCGGTGACCGAGGACGAGTGGCGGGACTGCGAGAACGAGCTCCGGCAGTGCAAGGAGGATGATGAAGCTGCGCTGCAGGCCAAAGCGCGCGGAGAGCGTGATCTGGAGGATCTGCGGCAGAGGCATATCCGCTGGAGTGAGCTGGAAAGCCTGCGCGCCGGGCATGAGAGCATGCAAAGCAAGTTGTCCAAGCTGCAGTCCTGTCTGCGGGGCAATGCTTTCGTTGAATATATCGCGGAGGAGCAATTGATGCAGGTATGCCAGGCGGCTTCTCAGCGTCTGCGCTTCCTGAGCAGACAGCGCTATGCGCTGGAGGTCGACTCCGGAGGCGGCTTTGTTATCCGTGACGACGGAAACGGAGGGGTCAAGCGGCCGGTATCCACTTTGTCGGGCGGAGAGACGTTCCTAACCTCGCTGTCGCTTGCGCTGGCGCTGTCCGCGCAGATTCAGCTTCGCGGACAGTATCCGCTGCAATTTTTCTTCCTGGACGAAGGCTTCGGCACGCTGGACCCCGAACTGCTCGATACCGTGATCACATCGCTTGAACGGCTGCATAACGACCAGCTGTCGGTTGGTATTATCAGCCACGTCCCGGAGCTCCGGGCAAGGCTTGCCCGGAAGCTGGTTGTGGTCCCAGCTTTACCGGGCGGAGCGGGTTCAAGCATCATTTTGGAAAAAAATTAA
- a CDS encoding histidine triad nucleotide-binding protein, with protein METIFSKIIEGSIPCNKVFENERILAFYDIEPAAPVHVLIIPKKPIPSMNEVAPEDLPLIGEMHSVAQQIAKELGIAETGYRLINNCGPDSGQAVQHLHYHLVGGSKLGALIGNSTSHA; from the coding sequence ATGGAAACCATTTTTAGCAAAATTATCGAGGGAAGCATTCCCTGCAACAAGGTATTTGAGAATGAACGAATTTTGGCATTTTACGATATCGAGCCTGCCGCTCCGGTGCATGTGCTGATTATTCCCAAGAAACCGATTCCGTCGATGAACGAGGTGGCTCCCGAGGATTTGCCGTTGATCGGAGAAATGCACAGCGTGGCGCAGCAAATCGCCAAGGAATTGGGTATCGCGGAAACCGGGTATCGTCTGATCAATAACTGCGGACCGGACAGCGGGCAGGCTGTTCAACATCTGCACTATCATCTTGTCGGGGGATCGAAACTTGGCGCGCTGATCGGCAATTCTACATCCCACGCCTAA
- a CDS encoding UvrD-helicase domain-containing protein gives MPAKPEGSIWSDDQWRAIAESGDDILVAAAAGSGKTAVLVERIIRKIGDESSGFSVDRLLVATFTKAAASEMRQRIREALDRELENDPDNAHLRRQLALLGKASITTLHSFCLEVIRRYYQMIPLDPGFRILNEHEAEIMRQEILEELFEEKYEEAGEDGVFVQLADWFSGERTDDAVHALVQRLHDFARSHPWPKEWLRETATGFSLPDTETLSRTSWVRSILDEARLALAAAISQLERGRQIALQPGGPAPYADNLAADLEMVEGLLRAVEEKPWAELYDLFRGVSFGKLKPCKKDATDPALQEAVKGLRDEVKSLVGELQNSLFGRPADVFLRELHEAGPLMKELAETVIQFGERYLAEKAGKGLVDFSDLEHYCLAILRHTDSTIGNSMPSDAALEYRSQFDEVLLDEYQDTNSVQEEIVRLISREEPGNRFMVGDMKQSIYRFRLAEPGLFLDKYRSYGRSRSADGRGQNGLETNESGGIETNATETGRSQGIVIDLARNFRSRMEVVNAVNMVFRQIMNETVAEIDYDERAELIYGANFPGAADKGPDTYFAPELLLIDRGSSRGTSEERAEDSEAGPVESELIESETAQLEARAIARRIARMTGMNGGEPLQIYDKGLRAMRPVVYGDIVILLRSASLWAPLMLKELLLEGIPAYGDQNRGYFQATEVEVILSLLKVVDNPQQDIPLAGTLRSPVVGLTEEELAKVRLCSEGSYYEAVIAAASEGMRAGSAGSVGEEAGIAGEKVDLDTVGFGSISGNEGGRAYEVQGGAENAAETAAAGESGNAEMVVPSEKVYAKPAISGRLRDKLNRFLSQLKSWRDEARQGDVSGLIWRIYGESGYLEWVGGLPGGAQRQSNLKALYDRAVQFENDTSARGLFRFLVFISRLRENGGDLGAAGGSGEQGEGVRIMTIHKSKGLEFPVVFLAGMSKGFNRQDLYAPFLTHKELGFGPRFLERETRVSYPTLPYLAIGRRSRLELLAEEMRVLYVGLTRPRDKMILVGTVRDLEGKVANWMSSSSGDETLLPDHLLARGRSYLDWIGPALIRHPGAAILRKIAGKEGAAPVTLRGDLSNWSVSVLPSSELETGLHSVKDDGEDGEETRRKTLHELSRGMPVTAYSGTDDSAAERLSWHYPYAAAAGIPAKTSVTELKSLLSLQDRPSYDLLEEGLPLAKERGAAAADSLHLRRPRFMEQRGITPAERGTVYHTVMQHIPMEGEAGLAEVKGTLERLQQLGILTEEQAAAVEPEKAAAFYEHPLGRRLLASPWKRREMPFSYLVPASEAYRGLEALDRASSELPGQSGAASSVLIQGVIDCLFREEGRLILLDYKSDAVLEHRGGLEALKEKYRYQLSLYSQALGDILGEEVAEAWLYFFDGGHAVRV, from the coding sequence ATGCCGGCAAAACCGGAAGGAAGCATATGGAGCGACGATCAATGGCGGGCCATCGCGGAGAGCGGGGACGACATTCTTGTGGCGGCGGCGGCCGGCTCCGGCAAGACCGCGGTGCTCGTCGAGCGGATCATCCGTAAAATCGGCGACGAGAGCAGCGGCTTCAGTGTGGACCGCCTGCTGGTGGCGACATTCACAAAAGCGGCCGCATCCGAAATGCGGCAGCGCATCCGCGAGGCGCTGGACCGCGAGCTTGAGAATGATCCGGACAACGCCCATTTGCGGCGCCAGCTGGCGCTGCTCGGCAAAGCCTCCATTACGACACTGCACTCCTTCTGTCTTGAGGTCATACGGCGTTACTATCAGATGATCCCGCTGGATCCCGGCTTCCGCATTCTGAATGAACACGAGGCGGAGATCATGCGTCAGGAAATACTGGAGGAGCTGTTCGAGGAAAAATATGAAGAGGCTGGCGAGGACGGCGTGTTCGTACAGCTCGCGGACTGGTTCAGCGGAGAGCGCACCGATGACGCCGTGCATGCGCTCGTTCAGCGTCTGCATGATTTTGCGCGAAGCCATCCTTGGCCTAAGGAGTGGCTGAGGGAGACGGCGACGGGCTTCTCGCTGCCGGATACCGAAACCCTGTCGCGCACGTCCTGGGTGCGCAGCATACTCGACGAAGCAAGGTTGGCGCTGGCTGCCGCCATTAGCCAGTTGGAGCGGGGACGGCAAATTGCCCTCCAGCCCGGGGGCCCTGCGCCTTATGCCGATAACCTGGCGGCGGATCTAGAGATGGTTGAAGGGCTGCTGCGGGCTGTGGAAGAGAAACCCTGGGCCGAGTTGTACGACCTGTTCCGCGGCGTCTCCTTCGGAAAGCTGAAGCCCTGTAAGAAGGATGCGACCGATCCCGCTCTTCAGGAGGCTGTAAAAGGCTTACGCGATGAAGTGAAGAGCCTCGTTGGCGAGCTTCAGAACTCGCTGTTCGGGCGCCCGGCGGACGTCTTTCTTCGCGAGCTTCACGAAGCGGGTCCGCTGATGAAAGAATTGGCGGAAACGGTGATTCAGTTCGGCGAGCGCTACCTGGCGGAGAAAGCGGGCAAAGGGCTGGTCGATTTCAGCGATCTGGAGCATTACTGCCTGGCTATTCTACGCCACACCGATTCTACAATAGGGAATTCTATGCCTTCGGACGCCGCGCTGGAATATCGGTCCCAGTTCGACGAGGTGCTGCTTGACGAATATCAGGATACGAACAGTGTTCAGGAAGAAATTGTACGGCTGATATCAAGGGAAGAGCCGGGCAACCGGTTCATGGTCGGCGATATGAAGCAGAGCATCTACCGCTTTCGCCTCGCGGAGCCGGGATTGTTCCTGGACAAGTACCGGAGCTACGGCAGAAGCCGGTCCGCGGACGGACGCGGCCAGAACGGCCTTGAAACGAACGAATCCGGCGGCATTGAGACGAACGCGACTGAAACCGGAAGGTCACAAGGAATCGTCATCGACCTGGCGCGTAATTTCCGCAGCCGGATGGAGGTCGTTAACGCCGTTAATATGGTATTCCGCCAAATCATGAACGAGACGGTGGCTGAAATCGACTATGACGAGCGGGCGGAGCTCATATACGGCGCAAATTTCCCCGGCGCTGCGGATAAGGGGCCGGATACGTATTTTGCGCCCGAGCTGCTGCTGATCGACCGGGGAAGCTCCAGAGGAACATCGGAAGAAAGAGCCGAAGACAGTGAAGCGGGACCGGTGGAAAGTGAATTAATCGAAAGTGAGACCGCGCAGTTGGAGGCCCGGGCTATCGCCCGGCGGATCGCCCGGATGACGGGAATGAACGGCGGCGAGCCGCTGCAGATCTATGACAAGGGCCTTCGGGCCATGCGCCCGGTTGTATACGGCGATATCGTCATATTACTGAGGTCCGCAAGCCTGTGGGCCCCGCTGATGCTGAAAGAGCTTCTGCTGGAAGGCATTCCAGCCTACGGCGACCAGAACAGGGGGTATTTTCAGGCGACCGAAGTTGAGGTTATCCTTTCTCTGCTGAAAGTCGTGGATAATCCGCAGCAGGATATACCGCTGGCAGGAACGCTGCGTTCGCCTGTAGTCGGACTGACCGAGGAAGAACTGGCGAAGGTTCGCCTTTGCAGCGAAGGCTCGTACTATGAAGCGGTTATTGCGGCGGCCTCGGAAGGAATGAGAGCAGGCAGTGCGGGAAGCGTCGGGGAGGAAGCCGGGATTGCAGGCGAGAAAGTAGACTTGGATACGGTTGGCTTCGGGAGCATAAGTGGAAATGAAGGCGGCCGAGCATACGAAGTCCAGGGCGGCGCCGAAAACGCGGCGGAGACAGCCGCGGCCGGTGAGTCTGGAAACGCGGAAATGGTGGTGCCCAGTGAAAAGGTATACGCTAAACCGGCGATTTCCGGCAGACTCCGGGATAAGCTGAACCGGTTTCTGTCGCAGCTCAAAAGCTGGAGAGACGAGGCGCGCCAGGGTGACGTAAGCGGACTAATCTGGCGTATATACGGAGAGAGCGGATACCTGGAATGGGTTGGCGGGCTGCCGGGAGGTGCCCAGCGGCAGAGCAATCTTAAAGCGTTGTATGACCGGGCGGTGCAATTCGAGAACGATACATCGGCTCGCGGCTTATTCCGTTTCCTGGTGTTCATATCCCGGCTCCGCGAGAACGGCGGCGATTTGGGAGCGGCCGGGGGCAGCGGCGAGCAGGGCGAAGGCGTCCGGATCATGACCATTCATAAGAGCAAAGGGCTTGAGTTTCCGGTCGTTTTTCTGGCCGGAATGTCCAAAGGCTTCAACCGTCAGGATCTGTACGCTCCGTTTCTGACGCACAAGGAGCTCGGCTTCGGCCCGCGCTTTCTGGAGCGGGAGACCCGGGTCAGCTATCCGACGCTGCCCTACCTTGCCATTGGCCGCCGTTCGCGGTTGGAGCTGCTGGCGGAGGAAATGCGGGTGCTTTATGTGGGGCTGACACGCCCTCGCGACAAGATGATTCTTGTCGGCACCGTCCGCGATCTGGAGGGCAAAGTGGCGAACTGGATGTCGTCCAGCAGCGGAGATGAAACGCTGCTTCCCGATCATTTGCTTGCCCGGGGACGCAGCTATCTAGATTGGATAGGACCGGCGTTGATCAGGCACCCCGGCGCGGCGATTTTGCGGAAAATCGCCGGCAAGGAAGGAGCGGCTCCGGTTACCTTGCGCGGCGATCTGTCCAACTGGAGCGTAAGCGTTCTGCCATCCTCGGAACTCGAGACAGGCCTTCATTCAGTCAAGGACGACGGAGAGGACGGGGAAGAAACGAGAAGAAAGACGCTTCACGAACTGAGCCGGGGGATGCCGGTGACGGCTTATTCCGGGACAGATGATTCGGCGGCCGAACGCTTGTCATGGCATTACCCATATGCAGCGGCTGCCGGCATTCCGGCCAAAACCTCCGTTACGGAGCTTAAATCCCTTTTGTCTTTGCAGGACCGGCCCTCGTATGATCTTCTGGAAGAGGGGCTTCCCTTAGCGAAGGAGCGCGGCGCCGCCGCTGCCGACAGCTTGCATTTGCGGCGTCCGAGATTCATGGAGCAGCGCGGCATTACACCGGCGGAACGCGGGACGGTGTATCATACCGTCATGCAGCATATCCCGATGGAAGGAGAAGCAGGCCTTGCGGAGGTGAAAGGGACGCTGGAAAGGCTGCAGCAGCTCGGTATTTTGACGGAAGAGCAGGCGGCGGCAGTCGAGCCGGAGAAAGCGGCGGCTTTTTACGAGCATCCGCTCGGCCGCAGGCTGCTGGCTTCACCATGGAAGAGAAGGGAAATGCCTTTCAGCTATTTGGTGCCCGCATCCGAAGCATACCGTGGCCTTGAGGCTCTGGACAGAGCATCTTCGGAGCTTCCTGGGCAGAGCGGCGCGGCTTCCTCCGTCCTTATCCAAGGGGTGATCGACTGTCTTTTCCGGGAGGAAGGGCGGCTTATCCTGCTGGATTACAAGAGTGATGCGGTTCTGGAACATCGGGGCGGACTGGAAGCCCTGAAGGAGAAATACCGTTACCAACTTAGCCTGTACTCGCAGGCGCTTGGTGATATTTTGGGCGAAGAAGTTGCCGAAGCGTGGCTGTATTTCTTTGACGGCGGTCATGCCGTCCGCGTATAG
- the rpsU gene encoding 30S ribosomal protein S21, with protein MSETKVRKNETIDAALRRFKRSIAKDGVLAEVKKRKHYEKPSVKRKKKSEAARKRKF; from the coding sequence GTGTCTGAAACGAAAGTTCGCAAAAACGAGACAATTGATGCTGCACTTCGTCGCTTTAAACGTTCCATCGCTAAAGATGGCGTCTTGGCTGAGGTGAAGAAACGCAAGCATTATGAAAAGCCAAGCGTTAAGCGCAAGAAAAAGTCCGAGGCTGCTCGTAAGAGAAAGTTTTAG
- a CDS encoding exonuclease SbcCD subunit D: protein MRILHTGDWHFGRTLEGRSRQKEQEAFVDELVAIAEEERADLIMMAGDVYDSVNPPAAAEQLFYEAASRLASGGRQLVVIAGNHDQPERVSSVSPLVFGHGITLVGLPASDPVTVRVARTGETARIAALPYPSEARLGELLAEDSDEAGLRFAYSARVGRLMKLLSREFKPDTVNLAMSHIYVLGGVESDSERPIQVGGAYTVDPSALACGAQYTALGHLHRPQKVKGEGVIRYSGSPLAYSFSEAGQAKSVTMLELSPGGEAKPEEILLRCGRPLVEWDCAGGLDEVYRWLDEERDANAFIDLRIRLSEALSMGDIQRLRKAREGIVHIRPVYPEMERELEASLRSRMPVHELFRRFYQRQTGGAEPEDSLVELFLELAEEEREGQEAEETL from the coding sequence ATGCGGATTTTGCATACGGGCGACTGGCATTTTGGCCGTACGCTGGAAGGAAGAAGCAGGCAGAAAGAGCAGGAGGCGTTCGTTGACGAACTGGTCGCCATTGCCGAGGAGGAACGCGCGGACCTTATTATGATGGCAGGTGACGTCTATGACTCCGTCAATCCTCCGGCTGCGGCCGAGCAGTTATTCTATGAAGCGGCCTCAAGACTTGCATCCGGGGGAAGGCAACTTGTCGTTATCGCTGGCAACCATGACCAGCCTGAGCGCGTATCCTCCGTATCCCCGCTTGTCTTCGGACACGGTATTACCCTTGTCGGTCTGCCCGCAAGCGATCCGGTGACGGTCCGGGTAGCCCGGACGGGGGAAACTGCGCGTATAGCGGCTCTTCCGTACCCTTCCGAAGCCCGTCTGGGCGAGCTGCTTGCCGAAGATAGCGACGAAGCCGGACTGCGGTTCGCTTACAGCGCGCGTGTAGGCCGCCTGATGAAGCTGTTGTCCCGGGAATTCAAGCCTGACACGGTCAATCTGGCGATGAGCCATATTTATGTGCTGGGCGGCGTGGAGAGCGACTCCGAGCGCCCGATCCAGGTCGGCGGGGCGTATACCGTTGATCCTTCGGCGCTGGCATGCGGCGCGCAGTATACGGCGCTCGGCCATCTCCACCGTCCGCAGAAGGTCAAGGGAGAAGGGGTTATCCGGTACAGCGGCTCTCCGCTGGCGTACAGTTTCTCGGAGGCGGGCCAGGCCAAGTCCGTCACGATGCTTGAACTCTCCCCGGGAGGGGAGGCGAAGCCGGAAGAAATTCTGCTGCGCTGCGGACGTCCCCTGGTGGAGTGGGACTGCGCGGGGGGACTGGATGAAGTATACCGGTGGCTTGACGAGGAGAGGGACGCCAATGCGTTCATCGATCTGAGAATCCGCCTAAGCGAGGCGCTGTCGATGGGAGATATTCAGCGGTTGCGTAAGGCGCGGGAAGGTATTGTACATATCCGCCCGGTCTATCCGGAGATGGAACGTGAACTGGAAGCGTCCCTCCGCTCTCGGATGCCGGTGCATGAGCTGTTCAGAAGGTTCTACCAGCGGCAGACCGGGGGAGCGGAGCCGGAAGACAGCCTAGTGGAGCTGTTTCTGGAACTGGCGGAGGAAGAACGTGAGGGACAGGAAGCGGAGGAGACCTTATGA
- a CDS encoding GatB/YqeY domain-containing protein — MNLSERLNEDMKQAMKSKDKFKLSTIRMVRSTIKNLEIDLKRTLDDNEVLDILSREIKQRKDALQEFEKAGRDELAASNKAEIEIIAQYLPEQLSEEEIKVIVQQTIQETGASSKNDMGKVMSALMPKVKGRADGKLVNQAVLQFLQ, encoded by the coding sequence ATGAATCTTAGCGAACGATTGAACGAAGATATGAAGCAGGCGATGAAGAGTAAGGACAAGTTCAAACTCTCCACGATTCGAATGGTTCGTTCGACGATAAAGAATCTTGAAATAGATTTGAAAAGAACATTAGACGACAACGAAGTGCTTGATATCCTTAGTCGTGAGATCAAACAGCGCAAAGATGCCCTCCAAGAATTTGAAAAAGCGGGTCGTGACGAGCTTGCTGCAAGCAATAAAGCAGAAATCGAGATTATAGCACAATATCTACCCGAACAGCTTTCCGAAGAAGAAATTAAGGTAATTGTACAGCAGACCATCCAGGAAACCGGTGCTTCTTCGAAAAATGATATGGGCAAGGTGATGAGCGCGCTGATGCCGAAAGTCAAAGGCCGCGCTGACGGTAAACTCGTGAACCAGGCGGTTCTGCAATTTCTGCAATAA